In one Bufo gargarizans isolate SCDJY-AF-19 chromosome 11, ASM1485885v1, whole genome shotgun sequence genomic region, the following are encoded:
- the EIF5 gene encoding eukaryotic translation initiation factor 5, translating into MSVNVNRSVLDQFYRYKMPRLIAKVEGKGNGIKTVIVNMVDVAKALNRPPTYPTKFFGCELGAQTQFDVKNDRFIVNGSHEANKLQDMLDGFIKKFVLCPECDNPETDLHINPKKQTIGNSCKACGYRGMLDTNHKLCTFILKNPPENTDSVTGKKKEDKKNKRVKENGAVEKNETAVLAELNPPRVDGKEDDDEDWGEDTSDEAQRRRMEEISEHAKNLTLSEDLERPVEERVNMLFDYVKKKKEEGIIDSSDKEILAEAERLDVKIFGPLVLTEVLFNDKIRDQIKKYRRHFLRFCHNNKKAQRYLLNGFECVVHMHQAQLLSKIPHVLKEMYDADLLEEEVIFSWAEKASKKYVSKELAKDIRMKAEPFIKWLKEAEEESSGDDDDDDEEDENIEVVYSTSVSVPKVETIKSPVEKDDDIDIDAI; encoded by the exons ATGTCTGTCAACGTCAACCGCAGTGTTTTGGATCAGTTCTATCGGTACAAAATGCCCCGTTTGATTGCCAAG GTAGAGGGCAAGGGAAATGGAATAAAGACAGTAATAGTCAACATGGTTGATGTTGCAAAGGCGCTTAATCGGCCTCCAACGT ATCCCACCAAATTTTTTGGTTGTGAGCTGGGAGCACAGACCCAGTTTGATGTTAAGAATGACCGTTTCATTGTCAATGGATCTCATGAGGCAAATAAGCTGCAAGACATGTTGGATGGATTCATTAAAAAGTTTGTTCTATGTCCCGAGTGTGATAACCCTGAAACTGATCTG CATATCAATCCCAAGAAACAAACAATAGGTAATTCCTGCAAAGCCTGTGGTTATCGGGGCATGCTGGACACCAACCATAAGCTCTGTACTTTCATTCTCAAAAATCCACCAG AGAACACAGACAGTGTTACAGGCAAAAAGAAGGAAGACAAGAAAAACAAGCGGGTCAAAGAAAATGGTGCTGTAGAGAAAAACGAGACTGCCGTTCTAGCAGAATTAAATCCTCCACGTGTT gatggaaaggaggatgatgatgaagacTGGGGAGAAGACACATCTGATGAAGCTCAGAGGCGCAGAATGGAGGAAATAAGTGAACATGCAAAAAATCTCACTCTGAGTGAGGACTTGGAGAGACCCGTGGAGGAAAGAGTAAACATGCTTTTTGACTATGTGAAG AAAAAGAAGGAAGAAGGTATTATCGATTCTTCTGACAAAGAGATTCTTGCTGAAGCTGAAAGACTTGACGTAAAGATTTTCGGACCTTTGGTCTTAACTGAAGTTCTCTTTAATGACAAGATTAGAGACCAGATAAAGAAATACCGACGACACTTCCTACGT ttttgcCACAACAACAAGAAAGCACAGAGATACCTACTCAATGGCTTTGAGTGCGTTGTGCATATGCACCAGGCACAGCTTCTCTCAAAAATACCACATGTTTTAAAGGAAATGTATGATGCAGATCTCTTGGAAGAAGAGGTGATCTTCAGCTGGGCTGAGAAG GCATCAAAAAAATACGTCTCTAAAGAGCTTGCCAAAGATATAAGGATGAAGGCAGAGCCCTTCATTAAATGGTTGAAGGAAGCTGAAGAGGAGTCTTCTGGAGATGACGATGACGATGATGAGGAAGATGAAAATATTGAG GTTGTATATTCGACGAGCGTGAGCGTTCCTAAAGTGGAGACTATAAAGTCGCCTGTCGAGAAGGACGATGATATTGACATCGATGCCATTTAA